From a region of the Helianthus annuus cultivar XRQ/B chromosome 5, HanXRQr2.0-SUNRISE, whole genome shotgun sequence genome:
- the LOC110941769 gene encoding uncharacterized protein LOC110941769, translating to MADKNPTQKKRKHKSRAPPGPDQAQINWKEDEFQNLVRGHNFRSEWGARYPPSGSTALDAPPGFITLYAAFFREGNFRLPITKFVADVLRGYGLHISQINAIGLPRITHFEFVCRSYRVEPTFPMFNTFYSVSYSSGFYSFQARMGVAQVCSVPIKGIHDWKQKFFYIRRGVIPTDMSYRHVEQGVPRVDVLPDYGDQDWFKKITAKPTAISQLDEMALVGAGMSLLWVPKHPLGQPAYSHKGRFGYSLLNALDPKSAGAMVEAIQADGNPTWLEQIHDRFLHPTDASLSRYANEVLGEDDEDDLVDSGREEVVILSSGSSDRDVEDLISHSARAGTTPGGVAEPVHGFAEDDDDAEASVDPSAQLETRKRARTEKSVRKEGKKEGGAAGSSRPGEVRQGSDPDDKATLTEHMKKKALDDHKRHLDEQAAALLAAKKAKLQKDAPPAPSESEVDLGVFSGGRGNLLEKIFEASAPRPGNLVSVYVFVIFYFVFFANCNFVAESKTSKKPRPVDISQITPPTSPPSRTVGLTPPRDDADVTVKGGEGFEGIFEGGDAAGGDVGGDAGGVDKGKGIEVEMESSETTPQQTIYTKRPPVEGGATSGFVRSPHFEQNPGDSWGNPACDDLPHVPRWGLTQGSRMNDLQNCQEFFSLSLPPAERMFQKNRSRFALIDDHVTAGVNFFATSQEILREWRSMGEETMAFEEAKKAFAEEKEKFNTEQKGLQWRVTEAERKFEEQKQLNEQKQKDWESACARTNAEMQSQRDAIVRLSGEKTALAEEAHQARLAAEKKEKEYIARIDKLELLVQAKTSECEAAQRLLDEKAAECRASELLAEEASADSRWLLSRGVPLLADRILNSPELAQYMFELGGAGYNSGRKNGYAEGRCAAANNEKDYKFELYKADCDNAYAKKRREFAMLDFAVVKAAGKLALKADGVALLKKALGEDDASGAGGAGSSRT from the exons ATGGCTGATAAGAATCCTACTCAAAAGAAGAGGAAACATAAGAGTAGAGCACCTCCTGGTCCTGACCAGGCCCAGATTAACTGGAAAGAAGATGAATTCCAGAACCTCGTTAGAGGACATAACTTTCGATCTGAGTGGGGGGCTCGATATCCTCCGTCTGGATCTACTGCACTGGATGCCCCCCCTGGTTTTATCACTTTATATGCTGCTTTCTTCCGGGAAGGCAATTTTAGGTTGCCCATTACTAAGTTTGTTGCTGACGTTCTGAGAGGTTATGGTCTTCATATTTCTCAGATAAATGCTATTGGGCTCCCCCGGATTACTCACTTCGAGTTTGTTTGCCGGTCTTATCGAGTTGAACCGACGTTTCCAATGTTCAACACTTTTTATAGTGTTTCGTATTCCAGTGGGTTCTACTCTTTCCAGGCTAGGATGGGGGTCGCTCAGGTGTGTTCGGTGCCGATAAAGGGCATTCATGACTGGAAGCAAAAGTTTTTCTATATCCGTCGCGGTGTGATTCCGACGGATATGTCGTATAGGCATGTGGAACAAGGGGTTCCCAGGGTGGATGTTCTTCCCGACTATGGTGATCAAGACTGGTTTAAGAAGATAACTGCGAAGCCGACGGCTATTTCCCAACTGGATGAGATGGCCTTGGTTGGTGCAGGGATGAGTTTGTTGTGGGTTCCTAAACATCCGTTGGGTCAGCCTGCGTATAGCCACAAGGGCAGAT TTGGTTATAGTTTGCTGAATGCCTTGGACCCGAAATCAgcgggtgccatggttgaagcTATCCAAGCTGATGGGAATCCAACGTGGTTGGAGCAAATACATGACCGTTTTCTTCATCCTACCGATGCGAGTTTGAGTCGATACGCCAATGAAGTTCTTGGTGAGGATGATGAGGATGACTTGGTCGACTCTGGTCGAGAGGAAGTCGTTATCCTTTCTAGTGGAAGTTCTGACCGGGATGTTGAAGATCTAATATCTCATTCCGCGCGTGCAGGTACCACGCCTGGTGGTGTTGCTGAGCCGGTACATGGGTTTGCTGAGGATGATGACGATGCGGAGGCATCTGTTGATCCGTCTGCCCAGTTGGAGACGAGGAAGAGGGCAAGGACGGAGAAATCTGTAAGAAAGGAAGGGAAGAAAGAGGGTGGAGCTGCTGGATCTTCTC GCCCTGGGGAGGTGCGTCAAGGGTCTGATCCTGACGATAAAGCTACTTTAACTGAGCACATGAAGAAGAAGGCTCTTGATGATCATAAGCGTCATCTTGATGAACAAGCTGCTGCCCTTCTTGCGGCCAAGAAGGCCAAGCTTCAGAAGGATGCCCCCCCAGCCCCTTCTGAATCTGAGGTTGATTTGGGTGTATTTAGTGGGGGTCGAGGGAATTTGTTGGAGAAGATATTTGAGGCTTCTGCTCCCCGGCCTGGTAACTTAGTTTCTGTGTATGTTTTTGTCATcttttattttgtcttttttgCTAATTGTAATTTTGTGGCAGAATCTAAGACTAGCAAGAAGCCACGGCCAGTGGATATTTCTCAGATTACTCCACCTACCTCTCCTCCTTCGAGGACTGTTGGCTTGACCCCTCCTCGAGATGATGCTGATGTAACTGTGAAGGGCGGTGAAGGGTTTGAAGGTATATTTGAGGGAGGTGACGCTGCTGGTGGTGATGTTGGCGGTGATGCTGGTGGAGTTGATAAGGGTAAAGGTATTGAAGTGGAGATGGAGTCTAGTGAGACTACTCCACAACAAACCATTTACACAAAACGTCCTCCCGTTGAAGGTGGAGCCACTTCTGGCTTTGTGCGGAGTCCGCACTTTgaacagaatcctggtgattcctGGGGTAACCCGGCTTGCGATGATTTGCCGCACGTCCCCCGTTGGGGCCTTACTCAGGGCTCCCGCATGAATGACTTGCAGAACTGTCAGGAGTTCTTCTCATTATCCCTTCCCCCTGCCGAGAGGATGTTTCAGAAAAACCGCAGCCGCTTTGCCCTTATAGATGATCATGTTACGGCTGGGGTTAACTTCTTTGCCACCTCTCAGGAGATTCTTCGTGAGTGGCGTTCTATGGGAGAAGAAACTATGGCGTTTGAGGAGGCCAAGAAGGCATTTGCTGAAGAGAAGGAAAAATTTAATACAGAGCAGAAGGGTCTTCAATGGCGGGTTACTGAGGCTGAGCGGAAATTTGAAGAGCAGAAACAGTTAAACGAGCAAAAACAAAAGGATTGGGAGTCGGCCTGTGCTCGTACGAACGCGGAGATGCAGTCGCAGCGTGATGCTATTGTGCGGCTGTCTGGTGAGAAGACTGCTCTCGCGGAAGAGGCTCATCAAGCGCGTCTTGCGGCGGAGAAGAAGGAAAAGGAGTACATTGCGCGGATAGATAAGCTGGAGCTTCTTGTGCAGGCGAAGACTTCGGAGTGTGAGGCTGCTCAGCGTCTTCTTGATGAGAAGGCGGCGGAGTGCCGTGCGTCTGAGCTCCTTGCTGAGGAAGCTTCAGCTGATAGTAGGTGGCTGCTATCTCGCGGTGTTCCATTG CTTGCTGATCGTATCTTGAATTCTCCTGAGCTTGCCCAATACATGTTTGAGTTGGGTGGGGCAGGTTATAATAGTGGCCGCAAGAATGGATATGCTGAAGGCAGGTGTGCTGCTGCAAACAATGAGAAGGATTACAAGTTTGAGCTGTATAAGGCTGATTGCGATAATGCGTATGCGAAGAAACGGCGAGAGTTTGCAATGCTTGATTTTGCCGTAGTTAAGGCTGCTGGTAAGTTGGCCCTCAAAGCGGATGGGGTAGCTTTGTTAAAGAAGGCATTGGGAGAAGATGATGCTAGCGGTGCGGGTGGTGCTGGTTCCAGCCGCACTTAG
- the LOC110943895 gene encoding uncharacterized protein LOC110943895, giving the protein MNTEWEEEEDDPTYKAESTVFSRLPPEHEAYKPTKRAGYNPKAEHDFTLSYRPEDMAENSKFIPEIACAAIDKTKLPHNVGKYNGLTDPDDHLQVFKGAGATGGWNLPTWCHLFAQTFVGAARIWFDNLPAGKIKSWVDFREKFLAHFSQQRRHARDPGDCLNIYRKDYESVEDFITRYNKECLEIGDIPEKMMRAHFMRAVKCDDLVKRIKGRDGGPKDWETFIEAAKPLRRQIDTGHLTDDCFSLKQEIERALRDGKLGHLVKGGKRDYRQIQRRDEGPDNKKLRKLETHMVQGGPRRPRKNYNKRAQDDSWREKQVVFPVVRGGPREKRPIVIPGVIGHYQTDYIFIDPGSTADIIYEQCFNQFDQEDKARLEPVDYPLTGFCNEAVFPLGQISFPVLLSDGRNSRTEEVTFMMLPAHSRHDILLGRESQGDFSMICSAPHSAIGFPTETGVALIYASKEVLATDEIRPAKASKPAPRREAEKWVLNSAYPEQTVTLGPAMSDLTRAALKKLLHENMDVFAWTPADMVGVPRHIAEHRLNVSEDAKPVVHAKRHLGDIKHDAMKEQVLELLNAGIIREVRYQTWVASPVMVKKPNGSWRMCVDYKDLNKACPRDCYALPDIDEKIDSLATFRWKCFLDCYKGYHQVQMAVQDEDKTAFRTPTGLYCYTKMPFGLKNAGATYQRLMNETFSDAIGKYIEVYMDDLVIMSREESAMLVNIQKTFNTLRSVSIKLNPAKCSFGMEEGKFLGFIVTKDGFKVNPEKVQAIERMPSPASIKDMQKLAGRLAALNRFLANHAAKSFPFIKTLRNCMKKTQFQWTPEAETSDRAVGAVLLVDRQGVQTPVYYVSRTLTDPETRYAIMEKLVLALIHASRRLRRYFANHVIHVLTNYNIGNILARPEISGRLAKWAIELGGLNVVFRPRPSIKGQVLADFMTEVPDDKDRECKAMEKAEKKQIEEPWMLYTDGASNEDGAGAGLRLVSPDKNEFTYAIRLDFKSTNNEAEYEAFLAGLRLAIKMGVRHIEAHVDSMLVAGQINGQYEAKGDIMALYLNQAKTLLQTFYSYKVHHINRSENKPADALSKLASTSFQHLAKDVRIEVLSNPSVPLREVSVIQTGTTSWMTPIIMYLQSGILPENKAEARKIQYKSEHYQMADGILYRKSYLGPLLRCVDADDANYLIREVHEGICGIHAGPRMVVAKVMNAGYYWPGMHLDAVKELRKCSGCQRHAPKTMRPKNALVPVTTAWPFQQWGIDMVGPFPEAPGAVKFIIVAVDYFTKWVEAKALASTTSAVVKRFIWEQIICRFGLPLRIITDNGTNFAADDLERWFKELNIEHTFSSVAHPQGNGQVEAVNKSIVDGIKARLGEKRRGWVDELPSTLWAHRTMPKTSNGETPFSLVYGSEAVIPAEIGLPSPRMLSMNLINNEEERRIDLDLLEERREMAAINEAKYKSKLEKYYNSRVRICTFNPGDYVLRDNEASNTEKPGKLAPKWEGPYIIDAVLGKGAYKLRTMNDKEVPRTWNAQQLRKCYI; this is encoded by the exons ATGAATACAGAATGGGAAGAGGAGGAAGACGACCCAACGTACAAGGCAGAATCCACAGTGTTTAGCAGACTTCCTCCAGAGCATGAGGCTTACAAACCAACCAAGCGCGCGGGGTACAACCCCAAAGCAGAACACGACTTCACCTTAAGCTATCGTCCTGAggacatggctgaaaattcaaaatttattcCAGAAATCGCGTGCGCGGCCATCGACAAAACAAAGTTACCGCACAACGTAGGTAAATACAATGGGTTGACGGATCCAGATGATCACCTCCAGGTGTTCAAAGGCGCAGGAGCAACAGGTGGTTGGAACCTACCAACATGGTGTCACTTGTTTGCTCAAACTTTCGTTGGTGCGGCACGCATCTGGTTCGACAATTTACCAGCTGGAAAAATCAAGTCATGGGTCGACTTCCGAGAAAAATTCTTAGCACACTTTTCTCAACAGCGAAGACACGCCAGAGACCCAGGTGATTGTCTGAACATATACCGAAAAGACTACGAAAGCGTGGAGGATTTTATTACGAGGTACAACAAAGAATGTCTGGAAATTGGAGACATACCGGAAAAAATGATGCGCGCACACTTCATGCGAGCAGTTAAATGCGACGATCTGGTTAAAAGAATCAAAGGGCGTgacggaggacccaaagactgggaaaccttcattgaagCAGCCAAACCCTTGCGCAGACAGATAG aCACGGGCCACCTGACCGATGATTGCTTCAGCTTAAAACAAGAAATCGAAAGAGCTCTAAGAGACGGCAAGCTCGGTCACTTAGTCAAAGGAGGAAAGCGCGATTACCGCCAGATACAACGAAGAGACGAAGGTCCAGACAACAAGAAGCTCAGAAAGCTAGAAACCCATATGGTGCAAGGAGGACCACGGCGACCAAGAAAAAACTACAACAAACGCGCGCAGGATGATTCATGGCGCGAGAAGCAAGTAGTATTCCCAGTTGTCAGGGGAGGTCCAAGAGAAAAGCGGCCAATAGTCATTCCAGGGGTGATCGGCCACTACCAAACAGATTACATCTTTATTGATCCAGGAAGCACCGCAGACATCATATATGAACAGTGCTTCAATCAATTCGACCAAGAGGATAAGGCGCGCCTGGAACCAGTTGACTACCCACTAACTGGATTCTGCAATGAGGCCGTCTTTCCCCTAGGACAAATATCTTTCCCAGTATTACTTTCTGATGGGAGAAATTCAAGAACTGAAGAAGTCACATTTATGATGCTACCGGCACATTCAAGACATGACATCCTTTTAGgacgagaatcccaaggagatttcagcaTGATCTGTTCCGCACCACATTCTGCCATAGGTTTTCCAACCGAAACAGGCGTTGCGTTGATATACGCAAGCAAGGAAGTGCTAGCAACAGACGAAATCAGGCCGGCAAAAGCAAGCAAGCCCGCACCGCGCAGagaggcagaaaaatgggtattgaacAGTGCATACCCAGAACAAACGGTCACTCTGGGACCCGCAATGTCTGACCTAACGCGTGCGGCGTTAAAGAAATTACTGCATGAAAACATGGatgtgttcgcctggacaccagCCGATATGGTTGGCGTTCCACGACACATTGCGGAACATCGGTTAAACGTCTCAGAGGATGCAAAGCCAGTAGTGCATGCTAAACGAcacctgggggacatcaaacatGATGCAATGAAGGAACAAGTGTTAGAACTGCTAAACGCAGGAATCATCAGGGAAGTCCGGTACCAAACGTGGGTGGCAAGCCCAGTCATGGTGAAGAAACCGAATGGTAGTTGGCGAATGTGCGTCGACTACAAGGATCTGAACAAAGCATGCCCCCGTGACTGCTATGCGTTGCCCGACATAGACGAGAAAATAGATTCTTTGGCAACGTTTCGGTGGAAATGCTTTCTGGATTGCTACAAGGGATACCACCAGGTCCAGATGGCTGTTCAAGACGAGGATAAAACCGCTTTCCGCACGCCAACGGGGCTATACTGCTACACCAAGATGCCGTTCGGCTTAAAGAATGCCGGTGCTACGTATCAACGATTGATGAACGAAACATTTAGTGACGCCATCGGTAAATACATCGAGGTATACATGGACGATCTGGTAATCATGAGCAGGGAGGAGAGCGCAATGCTGGTAAATATCCAGAAAACCTTCAacacgctgcgcagcgtgagCATCAAACTGAATCCAGCAAAATGCTCATTTGGAATGGAGGAAGGAAAGTTTCTGGGATTCATAGTCACCAAAGACGGTTTTAAGGTGAACCCAGAAAAGGTCCAGGCCATAGAGAGGATGCCTTCACCAGCAAGCATCAAAGATATGCAAAAGCTCGCAGGACGATTGGCAGCCCTCAATCGATTCCTAGCAAATCACGCGGCAAAATCCTTCCCATTCATCAAGACCTTACGAAACTGCATGAAGAAAACCCAATTccaatggactccggaagcagaaa CTTCCGACAGGGCCGTCGGTGCCGTATTGCTGGTTGATCGACAAGGTGTCCAAACACCTGTGTATTATGTGTCCAGAACCCTAaccgacccagaaacaagatacgCAATCATGGAAAAGCTTGTCCTTGCACTGATTCACGCGTCAAGAAGGCTACGCCGATATTTCGCCAATCACGTCATCCACGTGTTAACAAATTACAATATTGGGAATATCCTAGCAAGGCCAGAAATATCAGGAAGGTTGGCCAAATGGGCGATAGAGCTAGGGGGACTCAACGTAGTCTTCAGACCACGACCGTCGATAAAAGGCCAAGTTTTGGCAGACTTCATGACGGAAGTCCCCGATGATAAAGACAGAGAATGCAAGGCGATGGAGAAGGCGGAGAAAAAACAAATCGAAGAACCATGGATGTTGTATACGGACGGCGCGTCCAACGAAGATGGGGCAGGTGCGGGGTTGCGGCTAGTGAGCCCAGACAAAAACGAGTTCACCTACGCCATACGTCTGGACTTCaagagcacaaataacgaggcagagtatgaAGCCTTTCTGGCCGGCTTGCGCTTAGCAATCAAAATGGGAGTCCGACATATTGAGGCACATGTGGACTCCATGCTAGTGGCAGGACAAATCAACGGTCAATACGAAGCCAAGGGCGACATCATGGCACTCTATCTCAACCAGGCAAAGACGTTGCTGCAAACTTTCTATTCttacaaggtgcaccacataaaCCGCAGCGAAAACAAGCCAGCAGACGCCTTAAGCAAGCTTGCGTCAACAAGTTTTCAGCACCTAGCCAAAGACGTACGAATAGAAGTCTTAAGCAACCCGTCTGTGCCACTCCGAGAAGTCAGCGTCATCCAAACAGGAACCACGTCATGGATGACACCCATCATCATGTACTTACAGTCCGGAATACTCCCAGAAAATAAAGCCGAGGCGCGGAAAATCCAATATAAATCAGAACATTATCAAATGGCGGATGGGATATTGTACCGAAAGTCATATCTCGGCCCTCTGTTGAGATGTGTTGACGCCGACGACGCAAATTATCTGATCCGGGAAGTACATGAGGGCATCTGCGGCATCCACGCCgggccacgcatggtagtggctaaaGTAATGAACgccgggtactactggcccggaaTGCACCTCGATGCCGTGAAAGAACTAAGGAAATGCAGCGGCTGCCAACGGCATGCACCAAAAACCATGCGTCCAAAAAATGCGTTGGTGCCTgtaacaaccgcatggccctttcagcaatggggcatagacatggtggGCCCCTTTCCAGAAGCTCCGGGGGCAGTCAAGTTTATCATCGTCgcggtcgattacttcaccaagtgggtagaagcaaaaGCACTTGCGTCAACCACGTCAGCAGTCGTTAAACGCTTTATctgggaacaaatcatatgccgtTTCGGCCTGCCACTCCGAATCATCACCGACAATGGTACAAACTTTGCAGCAGATGatctcgaacgatggttcaaggAACTAAACATCGAACATACCTTCTCGTCGGTCgcacatccgcaagggaatggtcaagtTGAAGCGGTCAACAAGAGCATCGTCGATGGCATCAAAGCAAGGCTCGGTGAAAAAAGACGAGGGTGGGTCGACGAGCTACCAAGCACATTAtgggcccatagaacaatgccCAAAACAAGCAATGGAGAAACACCCTTCAGCTTGGTCTATGGGTCCGAAGCTGTGATCCCAGCAGAAATCGGACTCCCATCTCcaagaatgctctccatgaatctgatcaataacgaagaagaacGGAGGATCGATCtagacctcctagaagaacgAAGAGAGATGGCTGCAATCAATGAAGCCAAGTACAAATCAAAGCTTGAAAAGTATTACAACTCCCGAGTCCGGATCTGCACCTTCAACCCAGGCGATTATGTCTTAAGGGACAATGAAGCATCCAACACAGAAAAACCAGGGaaactggctcccaaatgggaaggcccatacatcATTGATGCGGTCCTCGGCAAGGGAGCATACAAGCTACGCACCATGAACGACAAAGAGGTCCCGCGAACCTGGAACGCCCAACAGTTACGAAAATGCTACATATAA
- the LOC110943896 gene encoding uncharacterized protein LOC110943896 yields MKIRLVVYTGGKWEIVNGKLEYVADADSSRRGLEIEPNLSYTALLSKLSNIWFGVGSSGFSSPKKFLVPDLNFCTDEENYDVVNDSQPNPDNSFENCSRSSSITFEPGHIDPLKLGTRCHVWSTVAVGVSVQGVLEIVGCFLLRAFNDKHTCSKTLTYPHVRQANPHVVAHYLKEPLKDSGRIYRCNEIVKDFRQRFQVEITTSQAWRGKSLALELLQGSSRESFAELPLYCYNLERANPGSVTHIKTDDERRFEMVFVAIGAAIRTFICNLRPVVIIDAAHLKGEFKGTLFLAVGMDGNNQILPISYGIGKSEDGECWTWFLSKLKECIGEIPEMAIISDRANSIHLAVRNVFPHVYHGLCCRHLMMNLRLPSDKKKENEKLWWKTCKSYRLSDFNESFNALCLAVPRVRHTLTSIGFGRWARAHCPGNRYHYMTSNSAESINVLSRHSRKMPVTQLLEFFRQSVQKWFYDRHLQGIHEKHLLTQWAQKKIFKKIEGSRTWTVAGIELNSYSVADSGKGGLVDFVNGTCSCRVWQVSGLPCGHVIAISKFLGETDCSKYCFPCYSNEVYKKTYEEAIYPLPHRSEWETPEDLINLQSPHMTKRQAGRPRENNRILSRGEEPTPLYCSRCNSYGHHRDVCRQPMPSEVRTCKHPDKGKGKETDNPDDFTQSPADYIYPSFNLGDF; encoded by the exons ATGAAGATTCGTTTGGTTGTATACACTGGCGGAAAGTGGGAAATCGTTAACGGAAAGTTGGAGTATGTTGCTGATGCTGATTCAAGTAGACGTGGTTTAGAAATTGAACCCAACCTTTCATACACCGCTCTTTTAAGTAAACTGTCAAACATTT GGTTTGGTGTTGGATCATCTGGTTTTTCAAGTCCAAAAAAATTTTTAGTTCCTGATTTAAATTTCTGTACTGATGAAGAAAATTATGATGTTGTAAACGACTCCCAACCAAATCCTGATAATTCTTTCGAAAATTGTTCGCGATCTTCATCAATTACTTTTGAACCAGGTCAC ATAGATCCTCTAAAACTCGGTACCAGGTGTCATGTTTGGTCGACGGTTGCGGTTGGCGTTTCCGTGCAAGGAGTTTTGGAGATAGTGGGGTGTTTTTTGTTAAGAGCCTTTAACGATAAACACACGTGCTCGAAGACGCTAACGTACCCACATGTTCGTCAGGCAAACCCACATGTTGTTGCTCATTATTTAAAAGAACCTTTAAAAGACAGTGGAAGAATATATCGTTGTAATGAAATAGTGAAAGATTTTAGACAGAGATTCCAAGTTGAGATAACCACTAGTCAAGCTTGGCGTGGAAAAAGTCTGGCACTAGAGCTTTTACAAGGATCAAGCAGAGAGTCGTTCGCAGAACTACCACTTTACTGTTACAATCTTGAGCGGGCAAATCCTGGTTCTGTTACACATATCAAGACTGATGACGAGCGTCGGTTTGAGATGGTCTTTGTCGCGATTGGTGCTGCG aTTCGTACCTTTATATGCAATTTAAGACCGGTGGTGATCATTGATGCTGCACACCTAAAGGGTGAATTTAAAGGGACGTTATTTTTAGCTGTAGGGATGGATGGAAACAACCAAATTTTACCAATTTCCTACGGAATAGGAAAATCAGAGGATGGTGAATGTTGGACATGGTTTCTGTCAAAGCTTAAAGAATGTATCGGTGAAATACCTGAAATGGCCATAATTTCGGATAGAGCGAATTCTATACATCTGGCTGTTAGAAACGTCTTTCCACATGTTTATCATGGGTTATGTTGTCGTCATTTAATGATGAACCTACGTTTACCCtctgataaaaaaaaagaaaatgagaagTTGTGGTGGAAGACATGCAAATCGTACCGATTGTCTGATTTTAACGAGTCATTTAATGCTCTTTGTCTTGCCGTTCCTAGAGTGCGACACACTCTAACAAGTATTGGGTTCGGTAGATGGGCACGGGCGCATTGTCCAGGCAATCGATATCATTATATGACATCTAACAGCGCGGAGTCTATTAACGTTTTATCTAGACACTCGCGTAAAATGCCGGTAACACAACTCTTAGAGTTCTTCCGGCAATCTGTACAAAAGTGGTTTTACGATCGCCATTTGCAAGGTATACATGAAAAACATTTACTTACACAGTGGGCACAgaagaaaatttttaaaaaaattgaagggTCTAGAACATGGACGGTTGCTGGGATTGAGTTAAACAGTTATTCTGTTGCAGACAGTGGAAAGGGGGGTTTAGTGGACTTTGTTAATGGAACATGTAGTTGCCGAGTTTGGCAGGTTTCTGGTTTACCATGCGGGCATGTTATCGCCATTTCAAAATTTTTAGGTGAAACCGACTGCAGTAAGTATTGCTTCCCGTGTTACTCCAACGAAGTCTATAAGAAAACTTATGAAGAAGCGATTTATCCTCTCCCGCATAGATCTGAATGGGAGACTCCAGAAGACCTTATCAATCTTCAATCGCCACATATGACAAAGCGCCAGGCTGGTCGTCCTCGAGAAAACAACCGAATCTTATCCCGCGGGGAAGAACCTACTCCCCTCTATTGTTCCCGATGTAACTCATATGGTCATCATCGGGATGTATGTCGGCAGCCCATGCCGTCAGAAGTTCGTACTTGCAAACACCCAGACAAAGGGAAAGGGAAAGAAACCGATAATCCTGATGATTTTACACAATCTCCTGCTGATTATATATATCCGTCTTTCAACTTGGGAGACTTTTAA